Proteins encoded by one window of Scatophagus argus isolate fScaArg1 chromosome 8, fScaArg1.pri, whole genome shotgun sequence:
- the LOC124063905 gene encoding tumor necrosis factor receptor superfamily member 14-like isoform X2 has protein sequence MTCRRTSVRAAAVLMILVMNVFRGRSLTCRPLEYQMGTECCPMCLPGFRVATHCTEFKSTSCLRCTEGTFMNHHTGLLQCFPCTSCDAASGLKLKTSCTATSDAVCEPLEGFYCMDSAEEGCQAAEKHSSCQPGQYISQRGTALRDTECSDCSEGTYSDGTFPSCQPHTQCESVHRQLIKAGTVSTDAECGEQSSDSTGLVVGVSVLVFLIAAAAAAVAWWRIRKRKSSEGTCA, from the exons ATGACGTGCAGAAGAAcatctgtcagagctgcagcagtgctgatg ATACTTGTGATGAATGTCTTCAGAGGACGCTCCCTCACATGTCGTCCATTAGAGTATCAGATGGGGACTGAATGCTGTCCCATGTGTCTCCCTG gATTTCGAGTTgccacacactgcacagaattCAAAAGTACTTCCTGTCTGCGTTGCACTGAGGGAACCTTCATGAATCATCATACTGGTCTTCTACAGTGTTTCCCATGTACAAGCTGTGATGCAG CTTCTggtttgaaattaaaaacttcATGTACAGCAACAtcagatgctgtgtgtgagccACTGGAGGGATTCTACTGCATGGACTCTGCAGAGGAGGGCTGTcaggcagcagagaaacactcaAGCTGTCAGCCAGGACAGTACATCAGTCAGAGAG GAACAGCATTAAGAGACACTGAGTGCTCTGACTGCAGTGAGGGAACATATTCTGATGGAACATTTCCATCctgtcagccacacacaca ATGTGAATCAGTGCATCGTCAGCTGATAAAAGCAGGGACTGTTTCAACTGATGCTGAATGTGGAGAGCAAAGTTCAGACAGCACAGGACTTGTGGTCGGTGTTAGTGTGCTTGTATTTCTtatagcagctgcagctgcagcagttgcATGGTGGCGTatcagaaagaggaaaagcagtgaAG GAACCTGTGCATGA
- the LOC124063905 gene encoding tumor necrosis factor receptor superfamily member 14-like isoform X1: protein MTCRRTSVRAAAVLMILVMNVFRGRSLTCRPLEYQMGTECCPMCLPGFRVATHCTEFKSTSCLRCTEGTFMNHHTGLLQCFPCTSCDAASGLKLKTSCTATSDAVCEPLEGFYCMDSAEEGCQAAEKHSSCQPGQYISQRGTALRDTECSDCSEGTYSDGTFPSCQPHTQCESVHRQLIKAGTVSTDAECGEQSSDSTGLVVGVSVLVFLIAAAAAAVAWWRIRKRKSSEVHRNELSPEFPVQNCWSAVDHHLTHMLCCHCVTAPGSSSSRSLRRKVSVRVFL from the exons ATGACGTGCAGAAGAAcatctgtcagagctgcagcagtgctgatg ATACTTGTGATGAATGTCTTCAGAGGACGCTCCCTCACATGTCGTCCATTAGAGTATCAGATGGGGACTGAATGCTGTCCCATGTGTCTCCCTG gATTTCGAGTTgccacacactgcacagaattCAAAAGTACTTCCTGTCTGCGTTGCACTGAGGGAACCTTCATGAATCATCATACTGGTCTTCTACAGTGTTTCCCATGTACAAGCTGTGATGCAG CTTCTggtttgaaattaaaaacttcATGTACAGCAACAtcagatgctgtgtgtgagccACTGGAGGGATTCTACTGCATGGACTCTGCAGAGGAGGGCTGTcaggcagcagagaaacactcaAGCTGTCAGCCAGGACAGTACATCAGTCAGAGAG GAACAGCATTAAGAGACACTGAGTGCTCTGACTGCAGTGAGGGAACATATTCTGATGGAACATTTCCATCctgtcagccacacacaca ATGTGAATCAGTGCATCGTCAGCTGATAAAAGCAGGGACTGTTTCAACTGATGCTGAATGTGGAGAGCAAAGTTCAGACAGCACAGGACTTGTGGTCGGTGTTAGTGTGCTTGTATTTCTtatagcagctgcagctgcagcagttgcATGGTGGCGTatcagaaagaggaaaagcagtgaAG TGCACAGAAATGAACTCAGCCCAGAGTTTCCTGTACAGAACTGCTGGTCTGCAGTGGATcatcatctcacacacatgttgtgttgtcactgtgtgaCAGCTCCAGGCTCCTCATCCAGCAGATCCCTGAGGAGGAAAGTCTCAgtcagagtgtttctgtga